In Trifolium pratense cultivar HEN17-A07 linkage group LG7, ARS_RC_1.1, whole genome shotgun sequence, a genomic segment contains:
- the LOC123899536 gene encoding peroxisome biogenesis protein 16-like: protein MEAYKRWVRQNKEYVHSLESLANGLTWLLPERFSESEIGPEAVTTILGIITAINEHVIDTAPNQNITGSVEPNSFPYPLCLSAIKDVETLVEVVAQHYYGDDKKWNFLAVTEATKVLVRLSLFRKSGYKMLLHGGETSNDDAMHSNDSSTSQHQIAVNPKRRYNPGTNPWNLEGRALSALSQFGEKARMVSEPVWLRRVNHQQAIMESTASRVVKPTLSTILSKKGLRGALFLIGEVLFITRPLIYVLFIRKYGIRSWTPWFLSLAMDTISNIILSLITTTVAGENQKTIHISAPEKDEVKRRKLLFVLYLMRDPFFSKYTRRKLESTEKVLEPIPAIGFLTAKIVELTIGAQTRYTYMSGS, encoded by the exons ATGGAAGCTTATAAAAGATGGGTTAGACAGAACAAAGAATATGTGCACTCTTTAGAATCTCTGGCCAAT gGATTGACATGGCTTCTTCCTGAACGATTTTCTGAATCAGAGATTGGACCAGAAGCAG TGACAACCATTTTGGGAATCATCACAGCTATCAATGAACATGTAATTGATACTGCGCCTAACCAAAATATTACAGGCTCTGTTGAGCCTAATTCATTTCCGTATCCATTATGCTTATCTGCAATAAAGGATGTGGAAACATTAGTTGAAGTCGTGGCACAACATTACTATGGTGATGATAAGAAATGGAATTTCCTTGCTGTTACCGAAGCAACCAA GGTACTGGTTCGATTATCTTTGTTTCGAAAGAGTGGATATAAAATGTTGTTACATGGAGGGGAGACATCTAATGATGATGCGATGCATTCAAATGATTCTTCTACTTCACAACATCAAATAGCCGTAAACCCAAAACGGCGCTATAATCCTGGAACTAACCCGTGGAATTTGGAAGGAAGAGCACTGTCTGCTTTAAGTCAATTTGGAGAAAAAGCAAGGATGGTGTCAGAACCGGTGTGGTTACGTAGGGTTAATCACCAACAAGCAATCATGGAGTCCACTG CTTCAAGGGTAGTGAAACCTACACTTTCCACCATATTGTCGAAAAAGGGTCTTCGTGGAGCTTTGTTTTTGATTGGAGAAGTTTTATTCATTACTAGACCacttatttatgttttattcaTTCGAAAATACGGTATTCGATCATGGACCCCTTGGTTTCTTTCACTGGCTATGGATACTATATCAAACATTATTCTCTCACTTATTACAACGACAGTGGCCGGTGAAAATCAGAAAACGATTCATATTTCTGCCCCAGAAAAAGATGAG GTTAAACGACGGAAGCTGTTATTCGTACTTTACCTAATGAGAGATCCATTTTTCAGCAAATATACAAG GCGAAAACTCGAAAGCACGGAGAAAGTTTTGGAACCTATACCTGCCATAGGATTTCTTACAG CGAAAATTGTCGAGCTTACGATTGGAGCTCAAACACGATACACTTACATGTCAGGATCATGA